Proteins from one Vibrio pomeroyi genomic window:
- a CDS encoding TetR/AcrR family transcriptional regulator yields MAKTAKFDRQDVVDKATNLYWEKGFHATSMRNLQDVIDMRPGSIYATFGSKEGLFKETLARYTELGILNLNRFRSETDSPIKALESFVKRAVVESKQSSPNGMCMLAKTVAELTDEHAELLEEAKKSLKIMEDEFAKLITEAQELGEISKEREPAQLARHVQVQIAGLRTYAKTCDDIDLLNSMVEDVFKYHPF; encoded by the coding sequence ATGGCGAAGACCGCGAAGTTCGATAGACAAGATGTAGTAGATAAAGCAACTAACCTGTATTGGGAAAAGGGCTTTCACGCGACATCTATGCGTAACCTGCAAGATGTGATTGATATGCGTCCGGGCAGCATCTACGCGACGTTTGGCAGCAAAGAAGGTCTGTTTAAAGAGACGCTTGCTCGCTATACCGAACTTGGCATCCTCAATCTGAACCGTTTCCGCAGCGAAACAGACTCTCCAATCAAAGCGCTCGAAAGCTTCGTAAAACGTGCTGTGGTTGAATCAAAACAAAGCTCGCCAAATGGCATGTGTATGTTGGCGAAAACGGTGGCCGAGCTGACTGATGAGCACGCCGAATTATTGGAAGAAGCGAAGAAATCACTGAAGATCATGGAAGATGAGTTCGCTAAGCTGATTACCGAAGCACAAGAACTGGGTGAAATCAGTAAAGAGCGCGAACCCGCTCAACTTGCTCGACATGTTCAAGTTCAGATCGCAGGCCTACGCACCTACGCAAAAACCTGTGACGACATCGATTTACTTAACTCTATGGTTGAAGACGTATTTAAGTATCATCCTTTCTAA
- a CDS encoding AraC family transcriptional regulator, which produces MIFHDLISSVLNEREPFHNIWFAGDFHTPSACSYQVNFPRLELVLDGEYINEMESHDRKITNVIAKAGDAIFIPPNCWNKPNWDTDCSVLSMLFGRRQLGLSLVSKRKGEESFYDIQKHSIQTRSGFAIDNILEALSSLARESNKQPMDELLLQALLQYSKTMLDAPVEKSHSRVQDVYQGICIYIQENFHRHITRDSIASRFSISSNHLSRMFRQQGHMTLAEYITRVRVDRAKFMLKKYNFKLNEVSVRCGFKDVNYFCRVFKNRTGRTPTEYRGSI; this is translated from the coding sequence ATGATTTTTCATGACTTAATCTCGTCGGTATTAAACGAGCGAGAACCGTTTCACAACATCTGGTTTGCTGGAGATTTTCACACACCTTCAGCATGCAGTTATCAGGTGAACTTTCCACGTTTAGAGCTGGTGCTAGACGGAGAGTATATAAATGAAATGGAGAGTCATGATCGCAAGATCACCAATGTTATTGCTAAGGCCGGAGACGCGATTTTTATCCCGCCTAACTGTTGGAACAAGCCGAATTGGGACACTGACTGTTCGGTGCTGAGCATGTTATTTGGGCGTCGTCAGCTTGGTTTAAGTTTGGTGAGTAAGCGCAAAGGGGAAGAGAGCTTTTACGATATTCAAAAGCACAGTATTCAGACTCGCTCGGGTTTTGCGATTGATAACATTTTGGAGGCGCTCAGTTCACTCGCGCGCGAGAGTAACAAGCAGCCGATGGATGAACTGCTACTGCAAGCACTGCTGCAATACAGTAAAACCATGTTAGATGCGCCCGTCGAGAAATCTCACAGCCGAGTTCAGGATGTGTATCAGGGTATTTGTATCTACATTCAAGAGAACTTCCACCGCCACATCACCCGAGACAGCATCGCCTCGCGCTTTAGCATTTCATCCAACCACTTGTCGCGAATGTTCCGCCAGCAAGGTCATATGACGTTGGCCGAGTACATCACGCGAGTGCGAGTCGACCGTGCCAAGTTCATGCTTAAGAAGTACAACTTCAAGCTCAATGAAGTGTCTGTTCGTTGCGGCTTTAAAGATGTGAACTACTTCTGCCGGGTATTTAAAAACCGTACAGGAAGAACCCCAACCGAATATCGCGGTTCAATCTGA
- a CDS encoding fructose-specific PTS transporter subunit EIIC, translating to MDITNIIEPEIICLELQADSKQAVFEELVELLDRAGKLSNKSEFLDDIWKREAIGNTGFDDGIAIPHAKSTAVAKPAVAVGISRTGIDYGADGGELSDVFFMLASPDNNDDHHIEVLAQISTKLIEDGFVTKLKAVESVEEAQELFLEANSDSFDSYASSHHEVYVEPLSPWAQSLNRLKEHLLYGTSHMIPFVVAGGVLLSLSVMMSGHGAVPESGVLADIAQMGIAGLTLFTAVLGGYIAYSMADKPGLAPGMIGSWVAVNQYNTGFLGAIVVGFFAGFVVNLLKKIKLPDSMISLSSIFIYPLVGTFVTCGAVMWVIGSPIAQVMLEMNQMLTGMAGSGKMVLGSILGAMTAFDMGGPINKVATLFAQTQVNTQPWLMGGVGIAICTPPLGMALATFISPKKFKRDEREAGKAAGIMGMIGISEGAIPFAAADPARVLPAVVAGGIVGNVVGFMFHVVNHAPWGGWIVLPVVDGKIGYIIGTLAGALTTALIVILLKKNVVEGEASANQFAGGSVTEEGQADVLAITSCPSGVAHTFLAAKSLEKAAHHLGVRIKVETQGANGIGNRITQKDTDRARLVIFAHDVAIKEVERFANVKTLDVSTKEAMLNAQALIMRKV from the coding sequence ATGGATATCACTAATATTATCGAGCCCGAGATTATCTGCTTGGAACTACAAGCAGACTCTAAACAGGCGGTATTTGAAGAGCTTGTCGAGTTACTCGATCGTGCGGGCAAGCTCTCCAATAAAAGTGAATTCCTTGATGATATCTGGAAGCGTGAGGCCATTGGTAATACGGGCTTTGATGATGGTATTGCGATTCCACATGCGAAAAGTACCGCCGTTGCTAAACCTGCTGTCGCAGTAGGCATCAGTCGAACGGGCATTGATTATGGTGCTGATGGCGGTGAACTGTCTGATGTGTTCTTCATGCTCGCTTCACCTGACAACAACGACGACCATCATATCGAGGTACTGGCTCAGATCTCGACCAAATTGATCGAAGATGGCTTTGTTACAAAATTAAAGGCAGTCGAGTCGGTTGAGGAAGCTCAAGAGCTGTTTCTTGAAGCCAATTCAGATTCTTTCGATAGCTATGCCTCTAGCCATCATGAAGTGTATGTCGAACCGCTCAGTCCTTGGGCGCAATCTCTCAATAGACTCAAAGAACATTTGTTGTATGGCACTTCGCACATGATCCCATTCGTGGTCGCGGGCGGTGTGTTGTTGTCTTTGTCGGTGATGATGTCGGGTCACGGCGCAGTACCAGAGAGTGGCGTGCTGGCAGATATCGCGCAGATGGGTATCGCTGGCTTAACCCTCTTTACTGCCGTATTAGGCGGCTACATCGCCTACTCAATGGCCGACAAACCGGGTTTAGCGCCCGGTATGATTGGTTCTTGGGTTGCGGTGAACCAATACAACACCGGCTTTCTTGGGGCGATAGTGGTCGGCTTCTTTGCGGGTTTTGTGGTGAACCTACTAAAGAAGATCAAGCTGCCAGACAGTATGATCTCGCTGAGCTCTATCTTCATCTATCCACTGGTCGGCACCTTTGTAACTTGTGGTGCCGTGATGTGGGTGATTGGCTCTCCGATAGCTCAAGTGATGCTTGAGATGAACCAAATGCTCACGGGCATGGCAGGTTCTGGAAAAATGGTACTTGGCAGTATTTTAGGTGCGATGACGGCCTTTGATATGGGCGGCCCGATCAACAAGGTCGCTACGTTGTTTGCTCAAACTCAGGTAAACACCCAGCCTTGGTTGATGGGCGGCGTTGGCATTGCGATTTGTACGCCCCCACTCGGCATGGCTCTCGCGACTTTTATATCTCCGAAGAAGTTTAAGCGAGACGAACGCGAAGCGGGCAAAGCCGCAGGCATCATGGGAATGATCGGTATCAGTGAAGGTGCGATTCCATTTGCTGCCGCCGACCCTGCACGTGTTCTACCTGCAGTTGTGGCTGGTGGTATCGTTGGGAACGTGGTTGGTTTTATGTTCCATGTGGTCAATCATGCACCATGGGGTGGCTGGATTGTTTTGCCTGTGGTTGACGGAAAAATTGGCTACATCATTGGCACACTGGCGGGTGCTCTCACCACGGCTTTGATCGTGATACTGCTGAAAAAGAATGTGGTCGAAGGTGAAGCGAGTGCCAACCAGTTTGCTGGTGGTTCGGTGACCGAAGAAGGGCAAGCGGACGTACTCGCGATCACTTCTTGTCCATCTGGTGTTGCTCACACTTTCTTAGCAGCGAAGTCTCTGGAAAAAGCGGCGCATCATCTTGGGGTTCGGATTAAAGTCGAAACACAAGGTGCTAACGGGATTGGTAATCGCATCACACAGAAAGACACTGATCGGGCGAGGTTGGTGATCTTCGCGCACGATGTCGCGATTAAGGAAGTCGAGCGCTTTGCGAACGTGAAAACCTTAGATGTCAGCACCAAAGAGGCGATGCTCAATGCGCAGGCGTTGATCATGAGAAAGGTGTAA
- a CDS encoding transporter → MELNTLIVGIYFLFLIAIGWMFRTFTSTTSDYFRGGGNMLWWMVGATAFMTQFSAWTFTGAAGKAYADGMAVAVIFLANAFGYLMNYLYFAPKFRQLRVVTPIDAIRMRFGSFNEQVFTWSGMPNSIVSAGIWLNGLAIIASGIFGFDMTTTIVLTGLVVLVMSVTGGSWAVIASDFMQMVIIMAVTVTCAAVAIVQGGGVTEIVKDFPVAEGASFVSGNNLNYVSIFGIWAFFIFFKQFSITNNMLNSYRYLAAKDSKNAKKAALLACILMTIGPIIWFMPPWFVAGQGVDLAAHYPDAGSKAGDFAYLYFVEQYMPAGMVGLLIAAMFAATMSSMDSGLNRNSGIFVINFYQPILRPNATEKELMIVSKLMSTFFGLAIILIALFINSLKGLSLFDTMMYVGALIGFPMTIPAFCGFFLKKTPDWAGWGTLVVGAIVSYIVGFVITAEMLQNLFNLEPLTSREWSDLKVAVGLIAHLVFTGGFFVLSTLFYKPLEASRQKDVDTFFNNLATPLVSESTAQKKLDNKQRHMLGSLIAVSGVAVMAMFALPNPFWGRMMFVLCGGIVFIVGLMLVKAVDDSVEDAKQENKTA, encoded by the coding sequence ATGGAACTCAATACTCTGATCGTAGGAATTTATTTCCTTTTCCTTATAGCAATAGGTTGGATGTTTAGAACGTTCACCAGTACAACCAGTGATTATTTCCGCGGGGGCGGTAACATGCTGTGGTGGATGGTTGGCGCGACTGCGTTTATGACTCAGTTCAGTGCTTGGACCTTCACTGGCGCAGCGGGTAAAGCGTATGCCGATGGTATGGCTGTCGCGGTTATCTTCTTAGCGAACGCATTTGGTTACCTGATGAACTACTTGTACTTCGCTCCGAAATTCCGTCAACTACGTGTGGTAACGCCAATTGACGCGATCCGTATGCGTTTTGGTAGCTTCAACGAGCAAGTCTTTACTTGGTCTGGTATGCCGAACAGTATTGTTTCTGCAGGTATCTGGCTGAACGGTTTGGCGATCATTGCATCGGGCATCTTTGGCTTCGATATGACGACAACCATCGTTCTGACGGGTCTTGTAGTGTTGGTGATGTCGGTGACAGGCGGATCTTGGGCGGTTATCGCGTCTGACTTCATGCAGATGGTTATCATCATGGCGGTAACGGTAACGTGTGCAGCGGTTGCTATCGTACAAGGTGGTGGCGTGACTGAAATCGTTAAAGACTTCCCTGTGGCAGAAGGCGCATCATTCGTTTCTGGTAACAATCTGAACTACGTAAGCATCTTCGGAATCTGGGCGTTCTTTATCTTCTTCAAACAGTTCAGTATCACCAACAACATGTTGAACTCTTACCGCTACCTAGCGGCAAAAGACTCGAAGAACGCGAAAAAAGCGGCTCTGTTGGCGTGTATCCTGATGACCATCGGTCCAATCATTTGGTTCATGCCACCTTGGTTTGTAGCAGGACAAGGCGTTGACCTTGCAGCACATTACCCAGATGCAGGTTCTAAAGCAGGCGACTTTGCTTACCTATACTTCGTAGAGCAATACATGCCAGCAGGTATGGTAGGACTTCTGATCGCAGCGATGTTCGCAGCAACCATGTCTTCAATGGACTCAGGCTTAAACCGTAACTCAGGTATCTTTGTCATCAACTTCTACCAACCGATTCTTCGTCCAAACGCGACAGAGAAAGAGCTGATGATTGTGTCTAAGTTGATGTCTACCTTCTTCGGTCTTGCCATCATCCTTATCGCGCTATTCATTAACTCGCTAAAAGGTTTGAGCTTGTTCGACACCATGATGTACGTGGGTGCGTTGATTGGCTTCCCAATGACCATTCCAGCATTCTGTGGCTTCTTCCTCAAGAAGACTCCTGACTGGGCAGGTTGGGGTACGCTAGTGGTTGGTGCGATTGTTTCTTACATCGTAGGCTTTGTGATTACGGCTGAAATGCTGCAAAACTTGTTCAACCTAGAGCCGCTAACGAGCCGCGAATGGTCTGACTTGAAAGTAGCTGTAGGTCTGATTGCACACCTAGTGTTTACGGGCGGCTTCTTTGTTCTTTCTACACTGTTCTACAAACCACTAGAAGCGTCTCGTCAGAAAGATGTAGATACTTTCTTCAACAACCTTGCGACGCCATTGGTTTCTGAATCAACAGCGCAGAAGAAACTGGATAACAAACAACGTCATATGTTGGGCTCTCTGATTGCAGTGTCTGGTGTGGCAGTGATGGCGATGTTTGCTCTACCGAACCCATTCTGGGGAAGAATGATGTTCGTATTGTGTGGCGGTATCGTGTTCATCGTTGGTCTGATGCTGGTGAAAGCCGTGGACGACTCGGTAGAAGATGCGAAACAAGAGAACAAAACGGCTTAG
- a CDS encoding fructose-specific PTS transporter subunit EIIC: MITTLINQDLIKLSLSANSKEDVFKELIDVLYAQGRISNKTQFLADIKAREEQGNTGFEEGIALPHAKSSAVIKPAVVIGVHKEGIEYGADDGQPSKLFFMIASPDGGDNHHIEVLAELSSKLIEEGFIENFMNADSEQAALELLLTKPEPAETETNIEKQGFIIGVTGCPAGVAHTYLAAEALEKGAAALGYDVKVETNGSIGVKNSPTQEEIKRADAIVVACDKQVDMARFAGKRVICTNVKAPIKDAQGLIKQALNAPSYQAEQAPTNQSVAEKASQARSDLYRYLMNGVSHMIPFVVTGGLLIALALAIGGEPSESGMAIPAGSMWNQILEVGVVAFTLMIPILAGYIAYAIADRPALTPGLIGGWIANNGSFYGADAGTGFIGAIIAGLLVGYFVKWITSFNYHKFVQPLVPIMIAPITGSLFIAGLFIFVIGAPIAGLMDALTALLTSMSTGNVVLLGIVLGGMAGFDMGGPFNKVAFLFSVGMIASGQTQFMGAMACAIPVAPLGMAIATRIGRKFDLFESSEIEAGKAAGAMGLVGISEGAIPFAAQDPMSVIPANVLGSMTAAVMAFSFGITNSVAHGGPVVALLGAMNYPMLALFCMASGAGVTAVTCIALKNLRKAKLTAAAA, translated from the coding sequence ATGATCACGACATTGATCAATCAAGATTTGATTAAGCTTTCGCTTAGCGCCAATTCCAAAGAAGACGTATTTAAAGAGCTGATAGACGTGCTGTACGCACAAGGTCGAATTTCAAACAAAACGCAGTTTCTTGCCGACATTAAAGCGCGAGAAGAACAAGGTAATACCGGCTTTGAAGAGGGCATCGCCCTACCACACGCGAAAAGCAGCGCAGTGATCAAACCTGCAGTTGTTATCGGTGTCCACAAAGAAGGGATCGAGTACGGCGCCGATGATGGTCAGCCTTCAAAACTGTTCTTTATGATTGCCTCTCCCGATGGCGGCGACAATCACCACATCGAAGTATTGGCAGAGCTTTCTTCAAAATTGATTGAAGAAGGTTTTATCGAAAACTTTATGAATGCCGACTCTGAACAAGCGGCGTTAGAGCTACTGCTTACCAAACCTGAACCTGCTGAGACAGAAACCAATATTGAGAAACAAGGCTTCATCATTGGTGTGACAGGCTGCCCCGCTGGCGTCGCACACACCTATTTAGCAGCGGAAGCGCTAGAGAAAGGTGCAGCAGCACTTGGCTACGATGTTAAGGTCGAAACCAACGGCTCTATTGGCGTTAAAAACAGCCCAACTCAAGAAGAGATTAAACGCGCCGACGCGATTGTCGTCGCTTGTGACAAACAGGTCGACATGGCTCGCTTTGCTGGTAAACGTGTCATCTGCACCAACGTAAAAGCGCCAATCAAAGACGCACAAGGCTTGATTAAGCAAGCTCTCAATGCACCGAGTTACCAAGCTGAACAAGCACCTACCAACCAATCTGTTGCAGAAAAAGCCTCACAAGCGCGTTCAGACCTTTATCGTTACTTGATGAATGGCGTATCTCACATGATCCCATTCGTGGTCACAGGCGGCCTCTTGATTGCCCTAGCACTAGCCATTGGTGGTGAGCCGAGTGAATCTGGCATGGCGATACCTGCTGGCAGTATGTGGAACCAAATCCTAGAGGTGGGTGTGGTTGCCTTCACCCTGATGATCCCAATCTTGGCTGGCTACATTGCTTACGCGATTGCCGACCGCCCAGCTCTAACACCTGGCTTGATTGGCGGTTGGATTGCCAACAACGGGTCTTTCTACGGCGCTGACGCTGGCACTGGCTTCATTGGCGCAATCATCGCAGGTCTATTAGTGGGTTATTTCGTTAAATGGATTACTTCGTTTAACTACCACAAGTTCGTTCAACCGCTTGTGCCGATCATGATCGCTCCGATCACTGGCTCTCTATTCATCGCAGGTTTGTTCATCTTTGTTATCGGCGCGCCAATCGCTGGGCTGATGGATGCTCTTACTGCCCTGTTAACTAGCATGAGCACAGGTAACGTGGTTCTGCTCGGCATCGTACTGGGTGGTATGGCTGGCTTCGATATGGGTGGTCCATTCAACAAGGTGGCATTCCTATTCTCGGTCGGCATGATTGCTAGCGGTCAAACTCAGTTCATGGGTGCAATGGCGTGTGCAATCCCTGTTGCTCCGCTGGGTATGGCTATCGCAACCAGAATCGGCCGTAAGTTCGACCTGTTCGAATCTTCTGAAATTGAAGCGGGCAAAGCAGCAGGCGCGATGGGCTTAGTGGGTATCTCTGAAGGTGCGATTCCTTTCGCCGCTCAAGACCCAATGTCTGTTATCCCTGCCAACGTGCTTGGCTCAATGACAGCTGCAGTAATGGCGTTCTCATTTGGCATCACTAACAGCGTTGCTCACGGTGGTCCAGTAGTCGCTCTACTTGGCGCAATGAACTACCCAATGCTGGCTCTTTTTTGCATGGCATCAGGTGCAGGTGTGACTGCGGTTACTTGTATCGCCCTTAAAAATCTACGTAAAGCCAAGCTAACAGCAGCAGCGGCTTAA
- a CDS encoding PTS sugar transporter subunit IIA, whose amino-acid sequence MNEYQITFFVDDPAANSHVAQPLSRLAKKFKSTIRIINITQNRTADLSKSVAMLQVGLLRGDLCQITAVGIDAELACFVLKDVIAEHYAMVGSQVNHEFSNDLIQRMPQICPPCDIKWHHAKAQTQLTKFECLKGLAHLVYPEDPDELILAFIKREERSSTCVSPGIALPHVMFESTQDLSIAVIVSDDPIDWASRIGEVHVAIALVLPTKPQREHIVAATNLTKNLLHDQVNERLQKTRSSVDLQALLMYISSRLI is encoded by the coding sequence ATGAACGAATATCAGATCACCTTCTTCGTTGACGATCCTGCCGCGAACTCACACGTCGCGCAGCCACTTAGCCGCTTGGCAAAGAAATTCAAAAGTACCATCCGTATTATCAATATCACTCAAAACCGAACGGCCGATCTCTCCAAGTCTGTCGCGATGTTGCAAGTGGGTTTGCTTCGTGGTGATTTATGTCAGATTACCGCGGTCGGTATCGATGCCGAGCTGGCCTGTTTCGTTCTTAAAGATGTAATCGCCGAGCATTACGCCATGGTTGGCTCACAAGTGAATCATGAGTTCTCGAACGACTTAATCCAGCGCATGCCACAAATATGTCCGCCTTGTGACATCAAGTGGCACCATGCCAAAGCACAAACCCAACTGACCAAATTTGAATGTCTAAAAGGGCTTGCTCATTTGGTGTATCCAGAAGACCCGGATGAACTGATTCTTGCGTTTATTAAACGAGAAGAGCGCTCGTCTACATGTGTATCCCCAGGGATTGCACTGCCCCATGTGATGTTTGAATCGACTCAAGATCTCTCGATTGCAGTTATCGTCAGTGACGACCCGATTGACTGGGCCTCCCGCATCGGCGAAGTGCATGTTGCTATTGCTTTGGTGCTGCCAACAAAGCCACAGCGAGAGCACATTGTGGCGGCCACCAACCTAACCAAAAACCTGCTTCACGATCAGGTCAATGAGCGTTTACAAAAGACTCGAAGCAGTGTCGACCTACAAGCTTTGCTCATGTACATCTCTTCTCGTCTGATTTAG
- the manA gene encoding mannose-6-phosphate isomerase, class I — MSDFSLANDSFVQHFFYPMTNVIQNYAWGSPSSFNQLFGIDNQSGEPQAEMWMGAHPNGCSMVNDNGQQTTLSSLISKNLNLFLSEKVASRFGELPYLFKVLAAEKALSVQVHPNKQQAESGYALEEQQGIPMTAGNRNYKDANHKPELVYALTDYTAMNGFRSISEILEHFHYLDIPELNSMVNDLAGDQTPNGLACFFASLLSLEGEQKGMALTMLIMKAKLSDKRVFQLISELEAQYPGDVGLFAPLLLNVITLKPGQAMYLDAETPHAYIKGTGLEIMANSDNVLRAGLTPKYMDVNELVSCTRFNEKPADRLLLSPIEQGDVMEYEIPVEDFKFSIVQNSHQRQITTEGAEILLPLDESMVLTHQCGETCVIEKGQSVFIPAYAESYKLDCVGRVARAYS; from the coding sequence ATGTCTGATTTTTCTTTAGCGAACGATTCGTTCGTACAACACTTTTTCTACCCTATGACTAACGTAATTCAAAACTACGCATGGGGTAGCCCTTCTTCGTTCAACCAACTGTTTGGTATTGATAACCAGTCTGGTGAGCCGCAAGCGGAGATGTGGATGGGCGCTCACCCGAATGGTTGTTCAATGGTGAACGACAACGGGCAGCAAACCACCTTGTCGAGCTTGATCTCTAAGAACCTAAACCTGTTTTTAAGCGAGAAAGTGGCAAGCCGTTTTGGTGAACTTCCGTACCTATTCAAAGTGTTAGCAGCGGAGAAAGCACTCTCTGTTCAAGTACACCCAAACAAACAACAAGCCGAATCTGGATATGCTTTAGAAGAGCAACAAGGCATTCCGATGACCGCGGGCAACCGTAACTATAAGGATGCCAACCACAAACCAGAACTGGTGTATGCCCTAACCGACTACACGGCGATGAATGGTTTTAGGTCAATCAGCGAGATCCTTGAGCACTTTCATTACCTCGATATTCCTGAGCTGAACTCGATGGTAAACGATCTCGCGGGCGACCAAACGCCTAATGGTTTAGCGTGCTTTTTTGCCAGCTTGTTATCTCTGGAAGGTGAACAAAAAGGGATGGCGCTAACCATGTTGATCATGAAGGCCAAGCTTTCTGATAAACGTGTATTCCAATTGATTTCAGAACTAGAAGCTCAATACCCAGGTGATGTCGGCCTGTTCGCTCCGCTGCTATTGAATGTGATTACCCTAAAACCGGGGCAAGCCATGTATCTGGACGCCGAAACGCCCCACGCTTATATCAAAGGCACAGGCTTAGAGATCATGGCGAACTCCGATAATGTGCTGCGCGCCGGGTTAACGCCTAAGTACATGGACGTGAACGAACTGGTTTCTTGTACTCGATTTAATGAGAAGCCTGCGGATAGATTACTGCTCAGCCCGATTGAGCAAGGTGATGTGATGGAATACGAAATTCCAGTCGAGGATTTTAAGTTCTCTATCGTGCAAAACTCACATCAACGACAGATCACGACCGAAGGTGCCGAGATCCTATTGCCGCTCGACGAATCTATGGTGCTCACTCACCAATGCGGCGAAACCTGCGTGATAGAGAAAGGTCAGTCGGTATTCATTCCTGCTTATGCTGAGAGTTACAAACTGGACTGCGTTGGACGCGTGGCGCGTGCTTACAGCTAG
- a CDS encoding PTS sugar transporter subunit IIA gives MITQLTNVNLINNNLQANNKKDLFEELAGMLFENNRISSKEAFLADIEIRESQSITSMDGIAYPHSKSKAVTEPAIAVGVKREGIEYGDEDGINPTVFFMIASPDNGADHHIYVLQELFGKFSDEFIQNIHNAKDEQQILNILINS, from the coding sequence ATGATCACACAACTAACTAACGTCAACTTAATTAATAACAACCTTCAAGCGAATAATAAAAAAGATCTGTTTGAAGAATTGGCAGGCATGTTATTTGAGAATAACCGAATCAGCAGTAAAGAAGCCTTCTTGGCAGACATCGAAATTCGTGAATCTCAAAGCATCACCTCAATGGACGGCATCGCTTACCCACACTCAAAAAGCAAGGCAGTAACTGAGCCAGCGATTGCGGTCGGTGTTAAGCGTGAAGGCATTGAGTATGGCGATGAAGACGGTATTAACCCAACCGTATTTTTTATGATTGCCTCACCAGATAACGGTGCAGACCATCATATTTATGTACTACAAGAACTATTTGGAAAATTCAGTGATGAATTTATTCAAAATATCCATAACGCAAAAGATGAACAACAGATCCTTAATATTTTAATTAATTCATAA
- a CDS encoding TetR/AcrR family transcriptional regulator, whose product MPKIVDHDQRREEIALKAAGVFLEFGYKELGMRQLCSHLNMSKSAVYHYYKSKDELFKAATEAIVRHDSGNLADLPLAADATIEQKIENFVYIFQAIESRHFQEMKLVFDYIDVIGQEAVAEDASIEIANNKYQQLLAQYIDAENAVELYSILIGLLTHQTLCGGKLEPEHVRSVASKYLA is encoded by the coding sequence ATGCCAAAGATCGTCGATCATGACCAAAGACGCGAAGAGATCGCACTGAAAGCCGCAGGTGTGTTTTTGGAGTTTGGTTATAAAGAACTGGGAATGAGACAGTTATGCTCACACCTCAACATGAGCAAAAGCGCGGTTTATCACTATTACAAAAGTAAAGATGAGCTGTTCAAGGCTGCGACCGAAGCGATTGTTCGACACGATAGCGGTAACCTCGCCGACTTGCCTCTAGCTGCGGATGCAACCATTGAGCAAAAGATTGAAAACTTCGTCTATATCTTCCAAGCCATCGAATCACGTCACTTCCAAGAAATGAAATTGGTCTTTGATTACATTGATGTGATTGGTCAAGAAGCTGTGGCTGAAGATGCCAGCATCGAAATCGCCAACAATAAGTATCAACAACTGCTCGCCCAATACATCGATGCCGAAAATGCAGTCGAGCTGTACAGCATCCTCATCGGCCTGCTGACACACCAAACCCTGTGTGGTGGAAAGCTTGAACCTGAGCATGTGCGTTCCGTGGCAAGCAAATACTTAGCCTAA
- a CDS encoding PTS fructose transporter subunit IIB — protein sequence MRIVAVTACPTGIAHTYMAADALNKTAPKFNVSIKVETQGAMGIENLLTAQDIALADKVLIVSDIDIEQPNRFDPAKTLFIPMEEVLLSVDKVFIKHCRT from the coding sequence ATGAGAATTGTAGCGGTAACTGCGTGCCCTACAGGCATTGCGCACACCTATATGGCAGCTGATGCTTTAAATAAAACAGCCCCTAAATTCAACGTTTCAATCAAGGTTGAAACACAAGGCGCTATGGGCATTGAAAACTTACTGACTGCACAGGATATTGCTCTCGCAGACAAGGTATTGATCGTCTCTGATATCGACATTGAACAACCAAACCGCTTCGACCCAGCGAAAACCTTATTCATTCCCATGGAAGAGGTATTGTTGAGTGTCGATAAAGTCTTTATTAAGCATTGTCGCACCTAG